From a region of the Catharus ustulatus isolate bCatUst1 chromosome 11, bCatUst1.pri.v2, whole genome shotgun sequence genome:
- the TPPP3 gene encoding tubulin polymerization-promoting protein family member 3 produces the protein MAGNAEMASLEESFRKFAIYGDTKATGQEMNGKNWAKLCKDCKVTDGKSVTSTDVDIVFSKVKGKTARVINYEEFKKALEELAPKRFKDKSKEEAYEAICQLVAGKEPINVGVTKAKTVGAVERLTDTSKYTGSHKERFDESGKGKGKSGRENIVDTSGYVSAYKNAGTYDAKVKK, from the exons atGGCTGGGAACGCTGAGATGGCATCTCTGGAAGAAAGCTTCCGCAAATTCGCCATCTACGGTGACACCAAGGCAACGGGGCAGGAGATGAATGGGAAGAACTGGGCTAAGCTGTGCAAAGACTGCAAAGTCACCGATGGCAAAAGTGTCACCAGCACCGACGTGGACATTGTCTTCTCCAAGGTGAA AGGGAAGACAGCCCGTGTCATCAACTACGAGGAGTTCAAGAAGGCTCTGGAGGAGCTGGCCCCCAAGAGGTTTAAGGACAAGAGCAAAGAGGAGGCGTATGAAGCCATCTGCCAGCtggtggcagggaaggagcccaTTAACGTGGGCGTCACG AAAGCCAAGACAGTGGGAGCCGTGGAGAGGCTGACGGACACCTCCAAGTACACGGGCTCCCACAAGGAGCGCTTCGACGAGAGCGGCAAAGGCAAGGGCAAGAGCGGGCGGGAGAACATCGTGGACACCAGCGGCTACGTCAGTGCCTACAAGAACGCGGGCACCTACGACGCCAAAGTCAAAAAGTAG